ACCCCGCAGCAGGAAATTTTTAAAGCAGTGGATTAGCCCGCCATACCCCAGACTGTCAGACATCTCCCAGGCCAATTGGCTGATGTTACGTTGCTGCGCCACCTGTGCCCGGATGTTCTCTACCTGCTGGCTGGGCAGGGAATATTGCAGCTTTTGCAGCAGCACTCGGTGCTGTTCTTCAAAGGTATCCAGCGCCAGGTTTTCACCATGGTCCTGCTCTTTTATCAGGGTTTCCAATTGGTTAAACGATGATAACTCCAGGGTGTTGGCGCTCAGCAGTCGTGTCATCAGCCCCCGTTCCCGCGCCGCCAGTTCCTGAATTCTCAAGACCAGCAAGAGATCGGAATAAGCCCGTGACTGAGCCGCATCATCGGTCTGGTGCTGCAACTGATTGATGAGCAGCAGGAGTTCATCATTGAAACGATTGAAAAAACCGGGTTCATCCCATTGCCGCTGCGCCAGAGCCTGGCGTACCAGGGGCAGACGATTGGCACTGGTCTTGATATTGGTCATGACCTCGTTGAAGTTCTTGGCCTCGTCGTTGGTCAGACCCGCGTGGAATTTTTCCAGAGCGTGGCTTTGCAGCAAATGACGATAACTCAGATCGGTTTTGGCCTGTTGCGCCCTGAGATCCATTTCCGTTGTAGTGGGTTTGTCACTGAGATAGTTCAGACTCAGGCTGCGCTCGTTCTGCAACGCATACACGAGTTCGGCGGTTTGGCCGCTGATTTGAATGGCGAGAGCATTGCGACTGGCAGTTTGAAATTCTTGATGCAGGCCCATTGCGCGAATGATGCCAAAGAGAGCCAGGGTGAGAATAGGCAGAACTGCAAACAGGATTAGCTTCTGTCTGAGGCTGTAGTCATGCAGCGAGGCCATTTGCAAAAGAACTCCATGGTGATTCGAAATTTTCCCCTAAGTCTTCCTTGCCGGGGCTATTGAGTCGCAAACAATTAACACAGCCGTCGACCGGGGGGCGACCACTAGTTCAAGGATTTCTAATCCACATCACAAAAGCCATGAAAAAACTGTGTGTTCCAGAGTAATTGTTCGGTTTTTGGTCACAGGATGCTAAGGGGATACTGAAGATGCCAACCGTGATGGCGTTTTACCGGGTTGGCCTTGGTATAGAGGGGGCAATGGCGAGAACCGTAGCGGGCGCTGCTGGCTGAATCTGTGCATGTGTCCTTAACATCAAAAGGCGACCACGGGTCGCCTTTATCGGGGTAGTCCTGACCAGGACTCCTGATGATCCAACTGGCGTCAGGCGCTTTGGCCCATCAGAGCCTCACGGTAGAGCACCAGGTCTTCAATGCTGAGGACCGGCATTTGGTGAACCTGGCCGAAGGCGATGATTTCCGGCAAACGCGCCATGGTGCCATCGGGGTTGGTCAGCTCACATAAAACACCAAAGGGCTTAAGCCCCGCCAGCCGCATCAGATCTACTGTGCCTTCGGTATGACCACGGCGTCCAAGTACGCCGGCAGGGTGTGCCCGCAGCGGATAGACATGGCCGGGACGGGCCAGATCGCCGGGTTTGGCACCATCGGCGATGGCGGCCTTGATGGTGGTGACCCTGTCAGCGGCAGACACGCCCGTGGTGACCCCTTGTTTGGCTTCAATGCTCACGGTAAACGCGGTGCCATACTGGCTGCTGTTGTGCTCCACCATGGGCGGCAGTTCGAGCTGGCGAACCCGTTCATCGGTCAGGCACAGGCACACGATGCCCGAACATTCGCGGATGAGCATGGCCATCTGCGCATTGGTCAGGGTCTCGGCGGCAAAAATCAGGTCGCCTTCGTTTTCACGGTCTTCATCGTCGACCACAAGGACGCCCTGGCCGCGGCGCAGTGCATCGAGTGCGGCTTCGACCCTTGCTAGTGGCTGTCCGAACTGCGCGAGCAGTGAAGGGGATGTTTGAATCTGATCCATAATAGTTCCTTAAATCACATAGGGTTATTGGATCAGGGCATAGCAGGATACACCTGTGCCAAATGGCAAGGTGTTAAGGTGCGAAAGCCGGTAATGGCTATCCCTGCCCACAGTTTACAGACTGCAGGCAGCCAGCGTCAGACGCGGCTGAGGCGGTGCCAGAACCGGATAATCTCGACCATTCTCTCCCATCCGGACTGAGCCTGGCTGACAGGGATGACTCCCCGCACCAAGACAACACCGTCGGCTCCGGAATACCCGTTAACGGGATCACCGGATCTGCTGACCCTGCGCAAAACCATGCTCGCAGGCGCTCGCGGGCTTTGTGGCACCCAAAGGTGCCCCTTTACCGCCGGTGGGGAATTTCACCCCGCCCTGAGAATGTAACTTCACCCGGTGCTTGCACCGGGCGGGCACATTGTCTGCTACCGGTGCGCCGAATGCAAACCTTGCCCTTGCCTTGATGTGATGGCCCAAGGCACTATGTTCGGCATAATTTTGATGTTCCCCATAATGTGAATAACCGATGGATTTGGGTATGAAACGACAGGCGTTGGTCGCAGGAGTATGTTTAATGGTGTCCGCATGCAGTCACAATATCGATAAGCATTCAGGGGCTCTCGCCCGGGAAGATGCTGTGCCTTTGGCGCCGGTTGCAGCAAAGGTACCCTATGAAATGACCCACCATGGGGTAACCCGGGTGGATGACTATTACTGGCTGCGGGACGATGACCGCGCCGACGCGGATGTGATAGCCCATCTCAATGCCGAAAATGCCTACGCCGAAGCCCGAATGACCCCCTGGAAAGGGTTGAAAGACAAGCTGTTTGCTGAAATGACCGCCCGCATGGTGAAGGACGACAGCTCGGTGCCTTATCTGTGGAATGGTCAGTACTATTATCGCAGGGTCGAGGGCGACAGAGAGTACCCCATCATCGCACGCAAGGCCTCCCTTGACGGGGCTGAAGAAGTGCTGCTGGATGCCAATGAGCGTGCCGCCGGGCAGGAGTTTTACTCCCTCGGCAATGTCAGTGTCAGCGCAGATGGCAAGCTGCTGGCTTTCGGGGAAGATCTGCTGAGCCGCCGCATTTACAAGCTCTATTTCAAGGACCTTGCCAGCGGCGCGTTACTGGACGATGTGCTGGAAAACACCGAAGGTGAAGCCGTGTGGGCCAACGATGGCAAGCATGTGTTTTACATTGCCAAAGACCCGCAGACACTGCTGGGCTACCAGGTCTATCGCCACAGATTGGGCACGCCGCAAAGCGAGGATGTGCTGGTGTATGAAGAGGCCGACGACAGTTTCTATATCGGCCTTGGCAAGACCCTGGATGGCAGCCGGATTTTACTCTTCCATGAAAGCACTACCACCACCGAAGTGCAGCTTTTGGATGCCGACCAGCCGCTGGGCAATTTCACGCCTTTCCTGCCAAGGGAGGAAGGCCACGAATATGCCATCGCCAAGTTGGATGACGACTATTATGTGCTCACCAACTGGCAGGCTACCAATTTCCGCCTGATGAAAGTCAGTGGCAAGGACACCGCCGATAAATCCCGCTGGCAGGAGGTTGTACCCTATAACGAGCAGGTACGCATCGAAGATATGCTGCTGCTGAAAGACGCGCTGGTGCTGCAAACCCGCGAAGCGGGCGCTACCCACATACGGGTGTATGGACCGGATGGCAGTCAGGGCAGGGAAATCCATTTCGATGAAGCCGCATATGTGACCTGGCTGGGTACCAACCGAGACCAGAGTGCCAACACAGTACGTTTTGGCTATTCCAGCCTGACCACACCGGACGCCACCTACGAATACAACATTCATACCGGTGAGCGTAAGTTGCTCAAGCAGCTTCAGGTGCCGGGGTTTGAAGCTGGCGCCTATCAGAGTGAAAGGCTGATGCTGCCCGCGCGGGATGGCGCACTGGTGCCCGTGTCTGTGGTGTATCGTAAGGACAGGTTCAAAAAGGATGGCACCAATCCCCTCTACCAATATGGCTATGGTGCCTATGGCAGCGTGGTCGACCCGGACTTTTCCCTGTCGGCGCTGAGCCTGCTCGACAGAGGTGTGGTTTACGCCATCGCCCACGTGCGCGGCGGCGAGATGCTGGGCAGACCCTGGTATGACGCGGGTCGCATGTTCGACAAGAAAAACTCCTTCACCGACTTTATTGATGTGACCGACGCACTGGTGAACGCAGGTTACGGCGCCAAAGGCAAGGTTGTGGCCAGTGGCGCCAGTGCCGGTGGCCTGCTTGTGGGCGCCGTGGCCAACATGGCGCCCGACAGGTACCTGGCGATTCACGCCGGCGTCCCCTTCGTGGATGTGGTCACCACCATGCTGGATGAGTCGATTCCGCTGACCACCAACGAATACGACGAGTGGGGTAACCCCAACGAGAAGCCCAGCTTTGACTATATGCTGAGTTATTCACCCTACGACAACGTGGCCCGTCAGCCTTATCCCCATCTGTTGGTGACCACGGGGCTGCATGACTCCCAGGTGCAGTATTTTGAACCGGCCAAGTGGGTCGCCAAATTGCGTGAGCTGAAAACCGACAACAATGAACTCTTGCTGGTGACAGACATGGAAGCGGGCCATGGTGGTAAGTCTGGCCGCTATCGCCAGTTTGAGGACACGGCGCTGGAGTTCGCGTTTTTCCTCCACCTGTGGGGGCTCGAGTGAGTCCCATCTGGCAGCTCTATGTCATTCGCTGCGCTGGTGGTGAGCTGTATACCGGCATCACCACAGACGTGGCGCGCCGTTTTGATGAACATCAGCATGGTGGTCCCAGGGCGGCCAAGTATTTGCGTGGCCGTGGCCCCTTGACCCTGGTGTATCAAGAGAGCGTTGGCAGCCGTGGCGATGCGCTGCGCCGTGAGCTGGCGGTAAAGAAACTGACCAAAGCGGCCAAGGAAGCCCTGATAAGTTCATCAGCGTCCGGGAACCCAGCCCGGCAAACCTTATCTAAATCGAAAAAGGCGGTTGAGGTTTTTCGTTGAAAATTCTGCTGGTTGAAGACAATGCGGACATTGCCGCATCCCTGGCTGAAGAGTTATCAGATAACGACTGGGACTTTGCCATCAATGGATTGCAGGGATTCCGGTTGGCACAAACGCATCATTACGATTTGATTTTGCTGGACCTTAATCTGCCCGGCATGGACGGCCTGGTGCTGTGCAGCCGCCTGCGTGAAGCCGGGGTGAACACGCCCATTATCATGCTGACAGCCCGGGATACCCGTGAAGACCTGCTTGCCGGGCTCACGGCAGGCGCCGATGATTACATCGTTAAGCCCTTCGACCTTGACGAACTGCGTTTACGCATCGGCGCTGTGGTACGGCGCTGCTCGGGCCAGGGTTTTGTCCAAACCCTCACCTATAAAGACATCAAGCTGGATTTGCACAGCCACAAGGCTTTCAGGGCTGGCGTGGAATTGCTGCTGCCGCCGGTGTGTTTTGCACTGCTCACCTGCCTGATGCGGCATCCGGGCAAGTTGCTTGGCCGAGAAGAGCTGGAGCGCGCGCTCTGGCCTGAGGGGCCGCCGGATGACGATGTTCTGCGCAAACACATCTATCTGCTCAGGCAAAAACTCGACAAACCCTTTCCCGAGAAACGCATCCATACCCAGGCCCGCAAAGGATATCGCTTGCTGTGAACGCCAATATTGAGCAGAAGATCAACCGCAGCTTTATGATTGGGGCGGCGGTGCTGCTCGGCTGCTACGCCCTCTTGATTGAATACGGCATTCATGCGCTGGAAAACCACCTCAGTGGTGCCTTTTTGCAGACTGTGGCACCTCAACTGATTGATGCGTATGAACACGGGGCTTTGTCGCCCTCCGATGAGGCGCAAATTCAGTTGTTGCCATCGCTGCCTGCCGAGCTTGCTGTCCAGTTGCCGTCCAAGGCTCCCGGTCTTTATAACCTGCGCCATCCCAACATTGATGTGGAATTCAACGTGCTGGTGGTTGCCCGGGATACCGGGCCTCTGTATCTGGTACAGCGCCCTGATTTGTTCGAACTGGAGGGATGGCAGGACTTTTTGCTTGATATTCTGCTGATTGGTGGTGGCGCCTGCCTGCTTTTGTTTTCAAGCCTCTATATTCGCAGTACCGCAAGGCGTATTGGTAAACCGTTCGACTCCCTCGCACGGCATCTGGAAACCGATGTTTGGGCACTGGAGCCCATCACGCTGAAAGATGACACCCGGGAATATGTGGCCCTGGTCAATGCCCTCAATCAGAGCCACGCCCGGGTGAAGGAAGCCCTGGCCCGTGAAAAGAATTTTACCCACTACGTCAGTCATGAGTTTCGCACACCGCTGACGGTGCTAAAGCTTGCCCTGGGGAAAATGGCTGATAGGGAAGCCCCGGCCATGAAGCGGGCGATGCGTGCAGCCCAGCAAATGGAGAATCTCGCCGGTGTACTGCTGCTGCTTGCGCGCCGCACCGAACAGGATGATGGCCAATGTCTGCTCGATGAGGCCTTTTTGGCGCCTTTACTGGAGCGCTTGGCTAGCGGCAGACAGAGCAGCGCCGCAGAATTTTCCATGCATGTCAGCCCTTGTCTCCTGTCTGCGCATCCGCTTTTGCTCGGTTGCCTGATTGAAAATCTGCTGGCCAACGCCTTTATCCACAGCGTGGGTGCCCGGGTATATTTACGCACCGATGCCAGTGGCATTCAGATAGCCAATCTTGGCGGTGAGACCATAGAGCATGGTGAGAGCCACGGAATTGGTCTCATTTTGGTGGAAGACATTTGCAAGCGTTATGGCTGGCACTTTTCCATGGCCATGGCGCCCGATGAAGTGGTGGCCAAAGTGGTGTTCAACCAAAGTATGACGAATGTGGACACTTTATTGACATAAGCGGCGATATGCTGCCCTAAAAGATTACAATTAAACAACATTGGGGCAGCTGATGAAGCTGGGTAACACAGGTATTTCCGGTGCTCAGGCCGTTTTTTTGGCTTTGGGGTCGCTGGCCATTTTTTTCAGTCTGGTGCCTTCCGCCAGCCAGCAGTTGTTTCTCGTTATAAATCAGGCGGGCAGGCTGGTGCCCGATACGCCCCTGGCCCTTGTTACCGATTGGGGTAATGGCATCACCGCTGCCTGTATCTGGTTGACTATTCTCTGTTTTCGACCATCCATTCTCTGGAAGTCCCTTACTGCTATCGCAGTTGCAGCCTTGTTGATCAACGCCATGAAGCAAGGTTTGGATGTGATGCGCCCGGCTGCTGTGCTGGAACATATCCGTATCGTTGGCGCAATGCGCCTCAACCACAGTTTCCCTTCAGCCCACACGGGCACGGTATTTGTGCTCGCGGGCATGGCCTGGACACTGTGTCGCCGCGCCGATGTTAAGGCCTTGATTTTGTTAGCTGCCATAATGGTTGGCCTGAGCCGTATTACCAATGGCGCCCATTGGCCGTTGGATGTGGTAATGGGGGCCTGGCTCGGATGGGGATGCGCCCGGCTTGCCGCACACTGGGTGCCTGAGTGCCAACTGACGGCAAAACATATGCTGCTGGTAATGAGCGTTTTTTACGGCATTGTATTGATTTCAGCCCTGCAAGCCCGCGTGCCATTTCCAAACCTGCCGCTGGTGGGTGTACAACTTAGCCTGCTGTCGTTATTGCCCCTGGTTGGGATCTCGCGGCTCTATCGGCAGATGCGTGTCCAGCAGACAGACGCCAAAAGCAAGGTGTCTCTCGCTGGCTGAGTGTCGGCCCCAGAGTGCTGATGGAACGCGGTGTAAATCAGGGCTGGTGTAACGCGGCCAAGGGGCTTATGGTTGACAGCATCTATCCCTTATCCGCTTTGACTACTTATCATGGATGACTTTCTCTCTATCAATCAGCGCGCGTGGGACAACCGCACCGAGCTGCATCTGGAATCTGACTTTTACGATATGCCCGGCTTTATGGCGGGTAACACAAGCCTTCGCGAAATTGAACTTGCCGAGCTGGATGTGCGAGGCAACAGTTTGCTCCACCTGCAATGTCACTTCGGTCAGGACACCCTGTCCTGGGCCCGTGAAGGCGCCGCTGCTGTCACGGGTCTCGACCTCTCGCCCAAGGCCATCGCCGCCGCTGAGCAGATTGCACAGACACTCAATATCGAGGCAAACCTTGGTGTGCCGGTGCAATTTGTATGCGGCAATGTACTGGATGCCCGCAACCTGGTTGAGGGTGATTTTGACCTGGTCTATGCGTCTTACGGCGTGCTTTGCTGGTTGCCGGATTTAACTGTCTGGGCCAACACCATAGCGTCCTGCCTGAAAACCGGTGGATGCTTTTACCTCGCGGAGTTTCATCCCATTAAGTCGCTGCTCGATGGCTATGATTATTTCCATACCGGCAAGGCCGATGTGGAACAAGAGGGCAGTTACACCGAAAACAGCCGGGATGCCGAAAACACCATGGTCAGCTGGTCCCACGATTTGGGAGAGGTGGTGTCGGCACTGGTGAACGCCGGGCTGGTGATAGAGTCGCTGCGGGAGTATGACTTCAGCCCCTACAATTGCTTCGATAACCTTGCAGAAGAAGAGCCTGGCCGTTTTCGCCAGCGCATCAACGGCAAGCCCATTCCGTTGGTGTTTTCACTCAAAGCCCGCAAGGCCTGAGCTGGAAATAATAGTAAATATCTTGATGGATTATTTCGATACTGCCTTGTAATTGATTTATAGGGATGAAGCCCAGGTTTTTATTTAGAGTGATTTTAGCTACTTTTAGCAGATTTTTTTGCACAGAACTAATAACGGAATATTGAAGTTCTCAAAGAATTGCTCAGCTAAAACTGAGCAATTCTAAATCAGATGGATGCCTTATCCATTTGCAAGGTTTAATTAATTTTTCTGTATTTTTTTAAGATAGACTTCGGTTTCTGCTTCTTTGGCTAGTCTACACTTTTTAACTGCATTCATGCCTTTATCAGACTCAACTAATTTCAGTCCAGCGCCACCAACAAAAACACCCATCTTTAAGTATTGTTCAACGAAATAGTTCTTACCTGATTCAACGTTAATGCTTAATTCGTTCTCGCTGAACTCAGATTCAGTTGAAATCACATGTGTACCAGGAGTTAGCTCTTGATAGAAAAATGTTTTGTTTGCAGTCTCGCCAATCAACTTGCCATTTATGTAAACGCTTTTCTTAAGTGCCTGCCCAGCAAATGTATCACGATAGATATAGAGGCCAGCGAAGTTTTTCGTTGGCTTTTGAAACTCTTTAAGGGCCGCATCTCTGCTCTTATCTGCCATTGGCACGGTTGCGCATCCTGCTAAGATGGCGATTGCAAAAAAAGAAGTGAAGATAGACTCTATTTTGAACATCATTACCTCCTTATTTTGGGCAGTAAGTAGATTCGACTGCGTATGTAACGCTATGGCCAACTATATAGTTAGAACTTATATAGTTATTCACTTGGCGTTCGCACCATTGCAATGCATCGCCTTGGCTTTCGTAACCTTGTCCAGGAGCATTCCAACATTGTCTTAAGTCTTTCTCTCTATCTGTTGCTAAAATTGCTTCAGATTTGGTAATTTTGCATGAAGAATAAGTTGATTTTGATGAGCCGTCAGAATTACTTCCGCCGCATCCTTGAAGTATTATCAAAAGAGTCAAAACTATAATTTTTTTCATCGTGATGCCTTTCAATCTACAAGTTTAAACTTGTCTGAGAATGTCACTTTGCTGGGGCATGAAACTTCAAAATAATCATGAATTTTATTTTTTATTTGAATTTCCACGTAACTTTGACTCTCACAGTCGAAGGATAAGCCAGAGCCATTTGCTAAAGTGAAATTTTCCCCATAAATATCAATTGTAATTTCTTCTTTGGATAGATTATGGATTGCTAAAGTCGAACTATCAGAGGATGAATAGAGTACACCTGGGATGTGAAAATCATCGTTTGAAACAACACTCATGGATGTGAGCGTGAGCAACGAGAGTAGCATGAATCGTTTCATTGAGTTTCCTTCTCAATCTATATTGGGCATTAGCGTACACTGAAAACGATTAAATGGTGTGTAAGGTACAATACCGTGTGCAACGTCCATGTAATTGTTGCCTAGCATACAGGGCGACAAATTTATGGCAAAACCCCTTTTTTTGCAACAATAAAATTTATTTGTTCACTTAAATAAGCCGCTAATTGGTGAATGCTTAGTGATACATGCAATGTTTACATAGCAAACCATGTTCCTGTAATTGTTCAACTCCGTGCTGGTACTCAACTAATATCCTTGTCCCTGCTATAGACGCTCGATACAGTCTGCGACATTTCAGGACAAACTGGGACAGTCATAACATCCATAAAACAAGACAATCACAACTGGGTGTTTTTCGTCCTGCTGTGGGTCTGTGACTCGATGAAGCTCACCTCCAAACCTCAAATCCATTACAAAAATAATCCAATGGAAAGGAACAATGAGCAAACTAACTCACGTCTCTCTGATGGTGACCTGTGCGCTGCTGATATGCTGTCCCCTCTATCTGGGTATCAAAAAGCTGCAGGCATTTTGTGCCCGGGTCAGCCTGAACGGTGAGAAGAATCTGCTGGTGCAGGTTGAAGACGATGGTCCCGGCTTTATTGCCGCCGATACCGATTCGCTGTTGGCTGCCTTTCATCAGGGCGAACTCTCAGCACACCAGCTCTATCAGGGGGTTGGCTTGGGCCTGTCTACGGTCGCGCTGCTTTGCCGTCATCTGTCAGCCAAGGTTACCCTGGGACGCAGTCAGACACTGGGCGGTGCCTGCGTTACCCTCGAATTTCCCTCCGCTCCCTGAATCCCAACGCCTTGCGCTTTGTTTTGCAGGTAAGCGTGACTTCAGCTGTCACGCTTCCAGTATAAGCAGTACCGATTGTTAATTTTCTGATTTGTATTGGTTTTAAGTGCTTTTTCTGCTCGAAACTATTTTACGATAAACCGTTGTGTAAATGGTTTCGAAAGATTTCAAAAGTGTTGAAAACTTTCGTTATAGCTGTTCTTATAGTCAGGTGACAGACAAGATGACCCCAGTCTGCTGCCGCTTGGCCTGAGTTGCCTGCGTGTCACCAGTCGCTGCAAGTCACCGGGCCGTTTGACGATAAGGATAATTATGGCAAGCCTCTCTCCCTCACTCTGTGCATGGCGCAACTGTGTCAGGCCAAGCCCATTGGCGCTGGCCGTGGCATTGGTCATTGCTCCCCTTGGTTTTAGTGCCAATGCTGCCCCCGTGGGCAAACTGGATACCCTCAGACAGGAAGGTTCCAGCATCCATATTCACACCGACAGCGGCGTCCTGGTGCAATTGGATGTACTCAAGCCTTCACTTATTCGTATTCAGGCGGGAGCGAACGGCAAGCTCTCCGGTGAAGGCAGCAAGGCCGCGGCGATTGTGATTAAAAGCGATTACCCGGCGGTGGCCTTTACCCTAAGCGACGAAGGCGACCATCGGCTGCTGAGAACCGAGGCGCTGGCGCTGCGAATCTACGAGGCGCCGCTGCGCTTCGCCCTGTATCAGGCTGATAATCAAACGCTTATCACCGAGGAATTGCAAAGCCTGGAGCTGGGTGACACCAGCACGGTACAGACCCTCAGCACAGATGCCGATGAGCGCTTTTTCGGTGGCGGCCAGCAAAACGGTGCCTTCGAGTTCAAGGGCAAGAGCCTGGAAATCTCCTACTCAGGTGGCTGGGAAGAGGGTGACAGGCCGAGTCCGGCGCCTTTTTATCTGTCGAGCAAGGGCTATGGCGTGCTGCGTAACACCTGGGCCAATGGCAGTTATGACTTCAGAAGTAATGACGCCCTGCGCCTCGGCCACGATGAGGCGCGTTTCGATGCCTTCTTCTTTGCCCCCGGCAGCATTCAGCAGGTGCTGGCCGATTACACAGAGCTCACCGGCCGCGCCAGACTCATTCCCCGCTGGGCCTTTGAATATGGCGACGCCGACTGCTACAACGACGGCGACAACGTCAAAAAGCCCGGCACAGTACCCGATGGCTGGAGCGATGGCCCAACAGGAACCACGCCGGATGTGATTGACTCTGTTGCCAAAAAATATCGCGAACACGATATGCCCGGCGGCTGGATCTTGCCAAACGACGGCTATGGGTGCGGCTATACCGACCTGCCCAGGGTGGTGGAAGGGCTCGCCAAATACGGTTTCCGCACCGGACTGTGGACTGAAGATGGCGTGGATAAAATTGCCTGGGAAGTGGGCAAGGCGGGCAGCCGCGCCCAAAAGCTCGATGTGGCCTGGACCGGCGAGGGCTACCAGCATGCGCTGGATGCCAACAAGGCTGCCGCCGATGGCATTCTGGATAACTCAGACTCGCGTCCCTTCCTCTGGACTGTGATGGGCTGGGCCGGCGTTCAGCGCTATGCGGTGACCTGGACCGGCGATCAGTCCGGCAGCTGGGACTACATCCGCTGGCATATTCCCACTTTGATTGGCTCGGGTCTGTCCGGTCAGGCTTATGCCACCGGCGATGTGGACGCGATTTTTGGTGGCAGCCCGGAAACCTTCACCCGCGATTTGCAGTGGAAGGCGTTCACCCCGGTGCTGATGGGCATGTCAGGCTGGTCAAAAGCGGCGCGCAAGCACCCCTGGTGGTTCGATGAGCCCTATCGCAGCATCAACCGCGACTATTTGAAGCTGAAAATGCGCCTCACCCCCTACATGTACACCACGGCGTTTGAAACCGAGCAAACCGGCGCGCCCATAGTGCGTGGCCTGATGTGGGACTACAGCGACGACCCCAATGCCAATACCGAGGCGCACAAGTATCAGTTTTTGCTCGGTAAAGACATGCTGGTGGCACCTGTTTACCGCTCACAGACCGCCAGCAAGGGCTGGCGTGAAGACGTGTACCTGCCCAAGGGCCAGTGGATTGATTACTGGGACGGCCGGGTGGTGGATGCCTTTGATGGCG
The window above is part of the Shewanella litorisediminis genome. Proteins encoded here:
- a CDS encoding NPCBM/NEW2 domain-containing protein, with product MASLSPSLCAWRNCVRPSPLALAVALVIAPLGFSANAAPVGKLDTLRQEGSSIHIHTDSGVLVQLDVLKPSLIRIQAGANGKLSGEGSKAAAIVIKSDYPAVAFTLSDEGDHRLLRTEALALRIYEAPLRFALYQADNQTLITEELQSLELGDTSTVQTLSTDADERFFGGGQQNGAFEFKGKSLEISYSGGWEEGDRPSPAPFYLSSKGYGVLRNTWANGSYDFRSNDALRLGHDEARFDAFFFAPGSIQQVLADYTELTGRARLIPRWAFEYGDADCYNDGDNVKKPGTVPDGWSDGPTGTTPDVIDSVAKKYREHDMPGGWILPNDGYGCGYTDLPRVVEGLAKYGFRTGLWTEDGVDKIAWEVGKAGSRAQKLDVAWTGEGYQHALDANKAAADGILDNSDSRPFLWTVMGWAGVQRYAVTWTGDQSGSWDYIRWHIPTLIGSGLSGQAYATGDVDAIFGGSPETFTRDLQWKAFTPVLMGMSGWSKAARKHPWWFDEPYRSINRDYLKLKMRLTPYMYTTAFETEQTGAPIVRGLMWDYSDDPNANTEAHKYQFLLGKDMLVAPVYRSQTASKGWREDVYLPKGQWIDYWDGRVVDAFDGGKTLDYPVDLSTIPVFVRAGAIIPMYPEALYDGEKPKDVLTLDIYPYGESEYLMYEDDGNTRRYQQGEFARQRFAVKAPEGKGGDIEVSIGAAEGKFDGQDEERVYELWLHTRTKPQAVLLDGKKLKALKDEAALAKAKSGWAYSDTKYGTVLVKTHKVSVREALTIKLEIDESQQLAATAAYPEAPELGNEIPADSLLVLGRPAEEAGHPLENAFDGNPDTWFRTKRDQAQKTGAHEFTLALGERRFIAGFEIAPRNDKHWEYGQVADYELYLGENNGEWGEPVAKGRLEKSQTMQKVEFAPKPGSLLRFRVLSTQNELGNDPMVTAARKQGGAYNALLPKSVTPITISDFKVLTAPEPKTPRTQLFLAELTPQQQDKSAGSRVALNSAIGGKPMSMNGLKFSKGLGMAANGRVDYRLEGNWQLLRADLGIDDSCKTRGGMHFKIFGDGKLMYDSGLIEAPAVVKPELDIRGVETLSLQTEGTAKGVCGNWANASVLGWPKG